The following are encoded together in the Dickeya lacustris genome:
- a CDS encoding NCS2 family permease has protein sequence MSKTTRQVDDTARPTCALDAFFKITQRGSSVRQEVLAGLTTFLAMVYSVIVVPGMLGKAGFPPAAVFVATCLVAGVGSLLMGLWANLPMAIGCAISLTAFTAFSLVLGQHISVPVALGAIFMMGVLFTVISATGIRSWILRNLPTGVAHGAGIGIGLFLLIIAANGIGLVIKNPIDGLPVALGHFTAFPVIMSLIGLAATIGLEKRRVPGGILIVIIAISVIGLIFDPNVKYQGLFALPSLSDANGQSLIFALDIKGALQPVVLPSVLALVMTAVFDATGTIRAVAGQANLLDKEGQITNGGRALTADSVSSIFASLVGTSPAAVYIESAAGTAAGGKTGLTATVVGALFLLILFLSPLSYLVPAYATAPALMYVGLLMLSNVSKLDFNDFVDAMSGLVCAVFIVLTCNIVTGIMLGFGSLVLGRLFSGEWRKLNAGTVIIAVALVVFYAGGWAL, from the coding sequence ATGTCTAAGACGACTCGTCAGGTTGACGATACGGCGCGCCCGACCTGCGCGCTTGATGCTTTCTTCAAGATTACACAGCGCGGAAGTAGCGTTCGTCAGGAAGTGCTGGCGGGCCTGACGACCTTTCTGGCAATGGTTTACTCAGTGATAGTTGTTCCGGGGATGCTGGGTAAAGCCGGTTTTCCTCCGGCCGCAGTATTTGTTGCCACCTGTTTAGTTGCAGGGGTTGGCTCGTTGTTGATGGGGTTGTGGGCTAACTTGCCGATGGCAATTGGTTGCGCAATTTCACTGACGGCGTTCACCGCTTTTAGTCTGGTGCTGGGGCAGCATATTAGTGTACCGGTTGCGCTGGGCGCTATTTTTATGATGGGCGTGCTGTTTACCGTCATCTCGGCCACAGGTATCCGCTCTTGGATACTGCGTAACTTGCCTACCGGGGTTGCGCACGGTGCCGGTATCGGTATCGGCCTGTTTTTGTTGATTATTGCGGCCAATGGTATTGGTCTTGTTATCAAAAATCCAATTGATGGTTTGCCCGTTGCGCTGGGGCACTTCACCGCGTTCCCGGTTATCATGTCGCTGATTGGCCTGGCTGCCACTATTGGTTTGGAAAAGCGTCGTGTCCCTGGTGGGATACTGATTGTCATTATCGCTATTTCAGTTATTGGTTTGATTTTTGACCCCAATGTGAAATATCAGGGATTATTCGCCTTGCCTAGTCTGAGTGATGCGAATGGTCAGTCACTGATTTTTGCTCTGGATATCAAAGGCGCGTTGCAGCCAGTCGTGTTACCAAGTGTGCTTGCGCTGGTGATGACGGCAGTATTTGATGCAACCGGTACTATCCGTGCCGTTGCAGGGCAGGCGAACCTGCTGGATAAAGAAGGGCAAATCACTAATGGTGGACGGGCGCTAACGGCTGATTCTGTGAGCAGCATTTTCGCAAGCCTGGTTGGGACGTCGCCTGCGGCAGTGTATATCGAATCAGCGGCGGGTACGGCGGCTGGCGGTAAAACCGGATTAACGGCCACGGTGGTTGGGGCGTTGTTCCTGCTGATTCTGTTTTTATCACCGTTGTCTTATCTGGTACCGGCTTACGCTACGGCACCCGCGCTGATGTATGTCGGTTTGCTGATGCTAAGTAATGTTTCCAAACTGGATTTTAACGACTTTGTTGATGCCATGTCTGGCCTGGTATGTGCTGTATTTATCGTGCTGACCTGTAACATTGTGACCGGCATTATGCTGGGTTTTGGTTCACTGGTGTTAGGGCGTCTATTTAGCGGTGAATGGCGTAAGCTTAACGCTGGTACGGTTATCATTGCGGTCGCGTTGGTGGTGTTCTATGCCGGCGGCTGGGCGCTTTAA
- a CDS encoding glycosyltransferase: MTNIFISVVSHNSDALIIESNVLSVLAKNFTVVIKCNTKPSTQLLEYAEKSGITLLNEKYGLGFSQNNNYVYDYCRHNLCMSSADFFLVLNPDVIIDVAELVKLHDIVERERAEICTINLFKDKEKKHPENSIKKFPSLLAPWSAFFNRARLDVYDKSEIKKPIPIDWAAGSFLLFRVDVYQSLHGFNEGFFMYFEDVDICRRARRKNIEIIYYPNIEAVHIGAYKNRNILSRHFLWYVRSYLRYHFSF; the protein is encoded by the coding sequence GTGACTAATATTTTTATTTCTGTTGTCAGCCATAACAGTGATGCCCTAATTATTGAGAGTAATGTGTTATCTGTACTGGCTAAAAATTTTACGGTTGTTATTAAGTGTAATACGAAACCCAGCACCCAGTTACTTGAGTATGCAGAAAAATCAGGAATCACATTACTCAACGAAAAGTATGGATTAGGGTTTTCACAGAATAATAATTATGTTTACGACTATTGTCGGCATAATCTATGCATGTCCAGTGCTGATTTCTTTCTGGTATTGAACCCTGATGTAATTATTGATGTCGCTGAGTTGGTAAAGCTTCATGACATCGTTGAAAGAGAACGTGCGGAAATATGTACAATTAACCTTTTTAAAGACAAGGAAAAAAAACACCCTGAGAATTCTATAAAAAAATTCCCATCATTATTAGCACCATGGTCTGCTTTTTTTAACAGAGCACGACTGGACGTATACGATAAATCAGAAATAAAAAAACCTATTCCTATCGACTGGGCTGCAGGGTCATTTCTTCTATTTCGAGTGGATGTTTATCAATCTTTACATGGATTTAATGAAGGTTTTTTCATGTATTTCGAAGATGTGGATATTTGCAGAAGGGCGAGAAGGAAAAATATAGAAATTATTTATTATCCAAATATTGAGGCTGTACATATTGGTGCTTATAAGAATAGAAATATACTATCACGTCACTTTCTTTGGTATGTAAGAAGTTACCTTCGTTATCACTTTTCTTTCTAA
- the acs gene encoding acetate--CoA ligase — MSQYNKHPIPTTIAENALITAEKYQKMYQQSVQDPDAFWREQGKIVDWIKPYQQVKNTSFDPGHISIRWFEDGTLNVSANCLDRHLDTQGDQTAIIWEGDDSRESRHVSYRELHLAVCRFANALKAKGVRKGDVVAIYMPMVPEAAVAMLACARIGAVHSVIFGGFSPESIAGRIVDSSAKLVITADEGIRAGRAIPLKKNIDEALRNPAVTTVNHVIVFQRTGKAGHWQEGRDLWWHDVIAQVDDDCPPEEMNAEDPLFILYTSGSTGKPKGVLHTTGGYLVYAATTFKYVFDYHPGDVYWCTADVGWVTGHSYLLYGPLACGAITLMFEGVPNWPSASRMGQVVDKHQVNILYTAPTAIRALMADGDKAIEGTSRQSLKIMGSVGEPINPEAWEWYFKKIGNSRCPIVDTWWQTETGGFMITPLPGAIEAKPGSATLPFFGVQPALVDNLGTPQAGACEGNLVITDSWPGQARTLFGDHERFEQTYFSTFKGMYFSGDGARRDEDGYYWITGRVDDVLNVSGHRLGTAEIESALVSHPKIAEAAVVGIPHSLKGQAIYAYITLNHGEEPTSELYTEVRNWVRKEIGPIATPDILHWTDALPKTRSGKIMRRILRKIAAGDTSNLGDISTLADPGVVEKLLEEKQAMDNTPS, encoded by the coding sequence ATGAGCCAATATAATAAGCACCCTATACCCACAACTATTGCAGAAAATGCGTTAATCACCGCCGAAAAATACCAGAAAATGTATCAGCAATCGGTTCAGGATCCTGATGCTTTTTGGCGGGAACAAGGCAAGATCGTTGACTGGATCAAACCGTATCAGCAGGTGAAAAATACCTCCTTTGATCCCGGTCATATCAGCATCCGCTGGTTCGAGGATGGCACGCTGAATGTGTCAGCAAACTGCCTCGATCGCCACCTAGACACTCAGGGTGATCAAACAGCGATCATCTGGGAAGGCGATGACAGCCGTGAAAGCCGTCACGTGAGTTACCGAGAATTGCACCTTGCCGTATGCCGTTTTGCGAATGCACTAAAAGCAAAAGGGGTTCGTAAGGGCGATGTCGTCGCTATTTATATGCCAATGGTGCCAGAAGCCGCTGTCGCCATGTTAGCCTGCGCTCGTATCGGCGCAGTACATTCCGTCATTTTCGGCGGTTTTTCGCCAGAATCCATCGCCGGGCGGATCGTCGATTCCAGTGCCAAACTGGTTATCACCGCCGATGAGGGTATCCGCGCCGGGCGTGCGATTCCATTGAAAAAGAATATTGACGAAGCGCTGCGTAACCCCGCTGTGACCACCGTCAATCACGTCATCGTGTTCCAGCGCACCGGTAAAGCGGGTCACTGGCAGGAAGGCCGCGACCTCTGGTGGCATGATGTTATCGCTCAGGTAGATGATGACTGCCCGCCTGAAGAGATGAATGCCGAAGACCCGCTCTTTATTCTCTACACCTCAGGTTCGACCGGTAAACCCAAAGGCGTGTTGCATACTACCGGTGGATATCTGGTCTATGCCGCCACCACATTTAAATATGTGTTTGATTACCATCCTGGTGATGTGTATTGGTGTACGGCCGATGTGGGCTGGGTAACGGGACACAGTTATCTGTTGTATGGCCCGCTGGCCTGCGGTGCGATTACGCTGATGTTTGAAGGTGTTCCTAACTGGCCTAGCGCCAGCCGTATGGGTCAGGTTGTGGATAAGCATCAGGTTAATATTCTCTACACCGCCCCGACAGCGATTCGCGCGTTAATGGCCGATGGTGATAAAGCGATTGAAGGTACTTCTCGTCAGTCACTCAAAATCATGGGTTCTGTTGGCGAGCCGATAAACCCGGAAGCCTGGGAATGGTACTTCAAGAAAATAGGTAACAGCCGCTGCCCTATTGTTGATACCTGGTGGCAGACAGAAACCGGTGGTTTCATGATAACGCCGCTGCCGGGTGCGATTGAAGCCAAACCAGGGTCAGCCACGTTGCCATTCTTTGGCGTTCAACCCGCGTTGGTAGACAATCTTGGCACGCCGCAAGCAGGTGCCTGCGAAGGGAATCTGGTGATTACAGATTCCTGGCCCGGCCAGGCCCGCACACTGTTTGGCGACCATGAGCGCTTTGAACAAACCTATTTCTCCACCTTCAAAGGGATGTACTTCAGCGGTGATGGCGCGCGGCGCGATGAAGATGGTTACTACTGGATAACCGGCCGCGTTGACGATGTATTAAACGTTTCCGGGCACCGTCTGGGCACGGCGGAAATCGAATCGGCACTGGTGTCTCACCCTAAAATCGCTGAAGCGGCCGTGGTCGGTATTCCCCATAGTCTCAAAGGGCAGGCTATCTACGCTTACATCACCCTCAATCATGGTGAGGAACCCACCAGCGAACTTTATACCGAGGTGCGCAACTGGGTGCGTAAAGAGATTGGCCCTATCGCGACGCCGGACATCCTGCATTGGACCGACGCACTACCGAAAACCCGATCCGGCAAAATCATGCGTCGAATTCTACGCAAGATTGCCGCTGGAGATACCAGCAATCTCGGGGACATCTCTACGCTTGCAGATCCTGGCGTCGTAGAGAAGCTGCTGGAAGAAAAGCAAGCTATGGACAACACACCGTCTTAA
- a CDS encoding UDP-glucose 4-epimerase family protein, giving the protein MKIFVTGSSGFVGSRVIALAQQQGISCVGQRSLSAASEGEPSLFFANLTESTDWRPALHDIDVIVHCAARVHQMNDKQDMLSLYRQTNVAGTLQLARQASEAGVKRFIFISSVKVNGEQTAAGQPFCAEVVTPPTDPYGLSKFEAEQGLLALSRETGLDIVIIRPPLVYGPGVKANFQSMMRWMMKRVPLPLAAVDNRRSLVFIDNLVSLVLLCLEHPLAAGRVWMISDNHDVSTATLLADMARALGVKNRSWRCPVAFLKYAAAMCGKRAMAERLLGSLQVDISDTQRCLGWQPSIPYHQAMLITANAFLAQSGEAKNAK; this is encoded by the coding sequence TTGAAAATATTTGTCACAGGCAGCAGTGGTTTTGTCGGAAGCCGGGTGATAGCTCTGGCGCAACAGCAAGGCATCTCCTGCGTAGGTCAGCGTAGCTTGAGTGCTGCCAGCGAAGGCGAGCCGTCCCTCTTTTTTGCGAACCTGACGGAGTCTACCGACTGGAGACCCGCGCTACATGACATTGATGTCATTGTGCATTGCGCAGCCAGAGTCCATCAGATGAATGATAAACAGGATATGCTGTCGCTTTATCGGCAGACCAATGTGGCAGGAACGCTGCAATTGGCCAGACAGGCAAGTGAGGCTGGGGTAAAACGATTTATTTTTATCAGTTCCGTCAAAGTGAATGGTGAACAAACCGCAGCAGGGCAGCCTTTTTGCGCAGAGGTCGTGACTCCGCCTACCGATCCCTATGGATTGAGTAAATTCGAGGCAGAGCAAGGATTGTTAGCGTTATCGCGCGAAACCGGTCTGGACATCGTCATTATTCGTCCCCCCCTGGTCTATGGGCCTGGCGTTAAAGCGAATTTTCAGTCAATGATGCGTTGGATGATGAAACGCGTTCCGTTACCACTGGCTGCCGTTGACAATCGCCGCAGCCTGGTATTTATCGATAATTTAGTGAGTTTAGTATTATTATGCCTTGAGCACCCTTTAGCTGCCGGTAGAGTCTGGATGATTTCGGATAATCATGATGTCTCTACCGCAACATTATTGGCTGATATGGCTCGTGCGTTAGGGGTAAAAAATCGTAGCTGGCGGTGCCCGGTGGCATTTCTGAAATATGCGGCGGCAATGTGCGGTAAACGAGCGATGGCTGAACGCTTATTAGGCTCGTTGCAAGTCGATATATCTGATACCCAGCGCTGCCTTGGCTGGCAGCCCAGCATCCCTTACCATCAAGCCATGCTAATTACAGCGAATGCGTTTTTAGCGCAATCTGGTGAGGCTAAAAACGCCAAATAG
- a CDS encoding DUF485 domain-containing protein: protein MNDLIYQRIEANPKFQELVQKRQRFAAFLSLIMLVLYIGFILLIAFAPGWLGTPIAPGAGTTRGIPLGIGLIIISFTLTGIYVYRANHEFDRLTKELLNEVQK, encoded by the coding sequence ATGAATGATCTCATTTATCAACGGATTGAGGCTAACCCCAAGTTTCAAGAGCTTGTGCAGAAACGGCAGCGTTTTGCCGCCTTTCTTTCACTGATCATGCTGGTACTGTACATCGGTTTTATTTTATTGATTGCATTCGCACCCGGCTGGCTGGGAACGCCCATTGCCCCTGGCGCAGGCACCACCCGTGGTATCCCATTGGGTATCGGTCTTATTATCATCTCCTTCACGTTAACCGGTATTTACGTCTACCGTGCTAATCATGAGTTTGATCGCCTGACCAAAGAACTGCTCAACGAGGTGCAAAAATGA
- a CDS encoding Na+/H+ antiporter produces MEIFFTILIMTLVVSLSGVVTRILPFQIPLPLMQIALGAMLAWPQFGLHVDFNPELFMVLFIPPLLFADGWKTSTREFLLHMREILGLALVLVVVTVVSIGYLLHWMIPEMPLVAAFALAAVLSPTDAVALSGIVGEDRIPKKLMGILQGEALMNDASALVSLKFAVAIAMGTMVFSVAGATLAFLQVALGGLLAGIGVAWIYSKSLVLLGHQTDDDAATQIVLLLLLPFAAYLIAEHFGVSGILAAVASGMTMSRTQLLRQAPLNMRLRANGVWNMLEFVFNGMVFLMLGLQLPGVIEESIVQAELDPTIETWMLFADILLVYCALLLLRFAWLWLVKLYSRVVNHKHPMLFARYTSREIWISTFAGVRGAITLAGVLSVPLYLSDGVPFPSRYQLVFIATGVILFSLLCGVLALPLLLKGITLTDHSMQKKEERIARVTMAQVAIDSLKKMQERLAADREENLDEQVLAEVSARVIGMLHRRVAGTDELENSMAIENLERRFRLAAVNAERAELYHLRATQRISNETLQKMLRELDLLEAVLSEKV; encoded by the coding sequence ATGGAAATATTTTTCACCATTCTTATCATGACGCTGGTGGTTTCACTTTCTGGCGTTGTTACCCGTATTTTACCTTTTCAGATACCACTGCCGCTGATGCAAATTGCGCTAGGCGCTATGCTAGCCTGGCCTCAGTTCGGCTTACATGTTGATTTTAATCCCGAATTATTCATGGTGCTGTTCATTCCTCCATTGCTATTTGCCGATGGCTGGAAAACCTCAACCCGTGAGTTTTTGCTGCATATGCGGGAAATTCTTGGTCTGGCGTTGGTATTGGTTGTGGTGACGGTGGTGAGTATCGGTTATCTGTTGCATTGGATGATACCGGAAATGCCTTTGGTGGCGGCGTTCGCCCTGGCCGCAGTATTATCGCCCACCGATGCTGTCGCGCTGTCTGGCATCGTCGGTGAAGATCGCATTCCGAAAAAACTCATGGGGATTTTGCAAGGCGAAGCGCTGATGAATGACGCATCCGCGCTGGTTTCGCTGAAATTTGCTGTCGCGATTGCGATGGGCACCATGGTCTTTAGTGTCGCGGGCGCTACGCTGGCGTTCTTGCAGGTGGCGCTTGGTGGTTTGCTGGCGGGTATTGGTGTGGCCTGGATTTACAGTAAATCACTGGTTTTGCTGGGCCACCAAACGGACGATGATGCCGCAACGCAAATTGTTCTGCTGCTGTTATTACCTTTTGCTGCCTACCTTATTGCCGAGCATTTCGGCGTATCAGGCATTTTGGCGGCAGTAGCATCGGGCATGACCATGAGCAGAACGCAATTGCTGCGTCAGGCACCGCTCAATATGCGGCTTCGAGCCAATGGCGTGTGGAATATGCTGGAGTTTGTGTTCAACGGTATGGTGTTTCTGATGCTGGGGCTGCAATTACCCGGCGTGATTGAAGAGTCCATCGTGCAGGCTGAACTCGACCCGACTATCGAAACCTGGATGCTGTTTGCCGATATTTTGCTTGTCTATTGTGCGCTGTTGCTGCTGCGTTTTGCCTGGTTGTGGTTAGTGAAACTCTATAGCCGAGTGGTTAATCACAAACATCCTATGTTATTTGCGCGCTATACATCGCGTGAAATTTGGATCAGTACCTTTGCCGGCGTGCGGGGGGCGATTACGTTAGCCGGCGTATTGTCGGTTCCCCTTTATCTCAGCGATGGCGTGCCGTTTCCATCCCGCTATCAACTGGTGTTTATTGCTACCGGCGTGATTCTGTTTTCTCTGTTATGTGGTGTATTGGCGCTGCCTTTATTGTTAAAAGGCATCACGCTGACCGATCACAGCATGCAGAAAAAAGAAGAGCGCATCGCCCGCGTAACAATGGCGCAGGTGGCAATAGACAGCCTGAAGAAAATGCAGGAGCGGCTAGCCGCCGATCGTGAGGAAAACCTTGATGAGCAGGTTTTAGCCGAAGTAAGTGCCCGAGTTATCGGGATGCTGCATCGACGGGTCGCAGGCACTGATGAACTGGAAAACAGTATGGCGATTGAGAACCTTGAGCGGCGTTTTCGGTTGGCTGCGGTGAATGCCGAGCGTGCCGAACTCTATCACTTGCGAGCCACGCAGCGTATCAGCAATGAAACCTTGCAAAAAATGCTCAGAGAGCTCGATTTACTCGAAGCGGTGTTAAGCGAGAAGGTGTAA
- the actP gene encoding cation/acetate symporter ActP: MKSRLLLLTGLLGLPLFAQVAWAADAVSGNVQKQPLNVQAIVLFVLFVAATLYITYWASKRTRSRSDYYTAGGNITGFQNGLAIAGDYMSAASFLGISALVYTSGFDGLIYSLGFLVGWPIILFLIAERLRNLGRYTFADVASYRLQQKPIRTLSACGSLVVVALYLIAQMVGAGKLIQLLFGLNYHVAVVLVGILMVMYVLFGGMLATTWVQIIKAVLLLCGATFMALMVLKAANFSFDTLFSEAMKVHAKGSAIMKPGGLVSDPISALSLGLGLMFGTAGLPHILMRFFTVSDAKEARKSVLFATGFMGYFYFLTFIIGFGAILLVSANPAFKDAAGALIGGNNMAAIHLANAVGGNFFLGFISAVAFATILAVVAGLTLAGASAVSHDLYSNVIKKGQATERDELRVSKMTVLALGVVAILLGILFENQNIAFMVGLAFSIAASCNFPIILLSMYWSKLTTRGAMIGGWAGLLTAVILMILGPTIWVKILGNATPIYPYEYPALFSMLVAFIGIWFFSITDNSANAVEERNKFKAQFIRSQTGLGISKGSSH; encoded by the coding sequence ATGAAAAGCCGTCTTTTGCTGCTGACTGGTTTGCTGGGGCTGCCACTGTTCGCACAGGTAGCATGGGCGGCGGATGCCGTCTCCGGTAATGTGCAAAAACAACCACTAAACGTACAAGCGATCGTACTGTTTGTGTTGTTTGTCGCCGCCACACTTTACATCACCTACTGGGCCTCCAAACGTACTCGCTCGCGCAGTGATTACTACACGGCTGGCGGAAATATCACCGGTTTTCAAAACGGCCTGGCTATCGCAGGCGATTACATGTCTGCGGCCTCTTTCCTTGGCATCTCCGCTCTGGTTTACACATCGGGGTTTGATGGCCTGATTTATTCGCTCGGGTTTCTGGTTGGTTGGCCTATTATTCTGTTCTTGATAGCCGAGCGGTTACGTAACCTTGGGCGTTATACCTTTGCTGATGTCGCCTCTTACCGGTTGCAGCAAAAACCGATTCGAACGCTCTCAGCCTGTGGTTCGCTGGTCGTGGTCGCCCTCTATCTGATTGCGCAAATGGTCGGTGCAGGCAAACTTATCCAGTTACTGTTTGGCCTGAACTACCATGTCGCCGTCGTGTTAGTGGGCATCTTGATGGTGATGTATGTCTTGTTTGGCGGCATGCTGGCAACCACCTGGGTGCAGATAATCAAAGCGGTCTTGTTACTGTGTGGCGCAACATTCATGGCATTAATGGTGTTAAAAGCAGCCAATTTCAGCTTTGACACGCTATTTTCCGAAGCCATGAAAGTCCATGCCAAAGGCAGCGCAATCATGAAGCCGGGTGGACTGGTTTCCGACCCGATATCCGCATTGTCACTTGGGTTAGGGTTGATGTTTGGTACAGCGGGTTTGCCGCATATTCTGATGCGCTTTTTCACCGTCAGTGATGCCAAAGAAGCTCGCAAAAGCGTGTTGTTTGCCACTGGCTTCATGGGGTATTTCTACTTCCTGACATTTATCATCGGCTTTGGTGCCATTTTGTTAGTCAGCGCTAACCCGGCCTTCAAAGATGCGGCAGGCGCACTGATAGGCGGCAACAACATGGCAGCGATTCACCTGGCTAATGCCGTCGGCGGTAACTTCTTCCTGGGCTTTATCTCTGCCGTCGCATTTGCCACGATTCTGGCCGTTGTCGCTGGGCTTACGCTGGCTGGCGCGTCGGCGGTATCACATGATTTGTACTCAAACGTTATCAAGAAGGGGCAAGCAACTGAGCGCGATGAGCTGAGAGTGTCAAAAATGACCGTATTAGCGCTGGGTGTCGTCGCCATTCTGTTGGGGATTTTGTTCGAGAATCAAAACATTGCCTTCATGGTAGGCCTGGCCTTCTCTATCGCCGCCAGCTGTAACTTCCCGATTATCCTGCTGTCAATGTACTGGTCTAAGCTGACAACACGTGGAGCCATGATCGGTGGCTGGGCCGGGCTGCTAACAGCCGTGATATTAATGATTTTGGGGCCAACTATCTGGGTGAAAATTCTGGGTAATGCCACCCCTATCTACCCCTATGAATACCCGGCGTTATTCTCGATGCTGGTCGCCTTCATCGGTATCTGGTTCTTCTCGATTACCGATAACTCGGCTAATGCCGTTGAAGAGCGCAATAAGTTTAAAGCGCAGTTTATTCGTTCACAAACTGGCCTTGGTATTTCCAAAGGGTCTTCGCACTAA
- a CDS encoding polysaccharide biosynthesis protein encodes MLKFISLLLNAERAQKRTVTVLYDVIAIIVSLYLAVAVRLGTMTFQVGYAEIASLVVTLSITILVFIRCGMYRAVLRYMMLPAMGYVFLSVILSAISLSLSSFFFQSFVPRSVPFIYAGLATLALGSPRVLIRTFYYHYYKRQKPNVFIYGAGSTGRDLLYALIQGDEYHPVVIFDDDEKKIGQIICGIRVHHSSEFEKLKPLYQPVKLLLAVNNIKKGQRLRLLEKLSHWPIEVQSVPSVEDIAAGKAVATEIRDLDVADLLGREAVDPDKQLMAKNISGKSVMVTGAGGSIGSELCRQILTQRPRVLVLFELNEYNLYTIDQELQNIKKRLKLETKIVTALGSVQKQNRVQKLIKANQVETIYHAAAYKHVPLVEENVIEGIRNNVFGTLACAEAAIAEGVTNFTLISTDKAVRPTNIMGTSKRMAELILQALAERQHQTIFTMVRFGNVLGSSGSVVPLFKKQIRLGGPVTVTHPDIIRYFMLIPEAAQLVIQAGAMGMNGQVFVLDMGEPVKILDLARRMINLMGMKEYIEGYSDEGDIAIKFTGLRPGEKLYEELLIGENVEGTDHPKIMTAQEEKLSWQDMQLLLDKLDRCCHDFNVESIKAILLMAPTGYTPTLNKKG; translated from the coding sequence ATGTTAAAATTCATTTCGCTTTTGCTTAATGCTGAACGCGCCCAGAAGCGCACCGTGACGGTACTGTATGACGTTATCGCCATTATTGTCTCGCTCTATCTGGCTGTGGCTGTTCGCCTGGGTACGATGACCTTTCAGGTCGGTTATGCTGAAATTGCAAGCCTTGTCGTCACCCTTTCTATCACTATTTTAGTTTTTATCCGCTGTGGCATGTATCGGGCCGTATTGCGCTACATGATGCTACCTGCAATGGGATATGTTTTTTTATCCGTCATCTTATCTGCGATTAGCCTGTCATTGAGCAGTTTCTTTTTTCAATCTTTTGTACCACGCAGTGTGCCTTTCATCTATGCGGGTTTGGCCACTTTGGCACTGGGAAGTCCTCGCGTTCTTATTCGTACTTTTTATTACCACTATTACAAGCGCCAGAAGCCAAACGTCTTTATCTATGGTGCTGGTTCGACGGGGCGAGATCTGCTCTATGCGCTGATTCAGGGGGATGAATATCACCCGGTAGTGATATTTGATGATGATGAAAAAAAAATCGGGCAGATTATTTGCGGTATTCGAGTTCATCACAGCAGTGAATTTGAAAAATTAAAACCTCTGTATCAACCCGTGAAATTGCTATTGGCAGTGAACAACATCAAGAAAGGGCAACGCTTACGGTTACTGGAAAAATTATCGCATTGGCCAATTGAAGTGCAATCGGTTCCCTCTGTTGAAGATATTGCGGCAGGTAAAGCCGTTGCAACTGAAATACGCGATCTGGATGTGGCGGATTTATTAGGCCGTGAAGCGGTTGATCCAGACAAACAACTAATGGCAAAAAATATTTCTGGCAAATCAGTGATGGTCACAGGGGCCGGTGGCTCTATTGGTTCAGAGTTATGTCGCCAAATACTTACACAGCGTCCTCGTGTCTTGGTGCTGTTCGAACTAAATGAATACAACCTCTATACCATTGATCAAGAATTACAAAACATCAAAAAACGGCTGAAATTAGAAACGAAAATTGTGACTGCACTGGGTTCTGTACAAAAACAGAATCGGGTGCAAAAGCTGATAAAAGCCAATCAGGTAGAAACTATCTATCACGCGGCAGCATACAAACATGTTCCTCTTGTTGAGGAGAACGTTATCGAAGGAATCCGTAATAACGTTTTTGGTACTCTGGCTTGTGCTGAAGCAGCTATTGCTGAGGGTGTCACCAATTTTACGCTTATCTCAACGGATAAAGCCGTTCGCCCTACGAATATAATGGGCACCAGCAAGAGAATGGCTGAACTTATTCTACAAGCATTGGCGGAACGCCAGCATCAGACTATTTTTACGATGGTGCGTTTTGGTAATGTATTAGGGTCATCAGGCTCTGTTGTCCCCCTATTCAAGAAACAGATACGTCTAGGAGGGCCTGTTACTGTAACCCATCCAGATATTATTCGTTATTTTATGTTGATTCCTGAGGCAGCACAGCTTGTTATACAAGCCGGTGCTATGGGAATGAACGGTCAAGTGTTTGTATTAGATATGGGGGAACCCGTCAAAATTCTTGATCTCGCACGACGCATGATCAATTTGATGGGGATGAAAGAATACATTGAAGGGTATAGTGATGAGGGCGATATTGCGATCAAATTTACTGGGTTACGACCAGGAGAAAAATTATATGAAGAATTATTGATCGGTGAAAATGTAGAGGGAACCGATCATCCTAAAATTATGACAGCACAAGAGGAAAAACTCAGTTGGCAAGATATGCAACTGTTATTGGATAAGTTAGATAGATGTTGTCATGATTTTAATGTGGAGTCAATTAAAGCTATTTTGCTAATGGCTCCTACAGGATATACGCCGACGTTGAATAAGAAGGGTTGA